The following proteins are encoded in a genomic region of Candidatus Diapherotrites archaeon:
- a CDS encoding ATPase domain-containing protein produces the protein MQRSKTGIQGLDKALNGGFPEGNLVLLSGGAGTGKSTISLQYLVNGATLYGEKGLYISTEQSEEELQKSASQFGWNLVDLENRNLLRIIFFKVLEEDHFLTKIEELVKTFQPKRIVIDSMTTLTDSLMLGELQKDKAFSMINIVDTVSPIQRTEQIVTKIILYNVLNKFKEFGTTVIFTSELHEGDVGFSTDGVSEFIVDGVVTLHFLEGTKFRTLKVRKMRYTDHGFHTLDYIITSKGIELQESTDLVNKL, from the coding sequence ATGCAACGCAGCAAGACTGGCATCCAGGGGTTGGACAAAGCCCTCAATGGGGGATTTCCCGAAGGGAACCTCGTACTACTTTCTGGGGGGGCTGGGACTGGGAAATCTACTATCTCCTTACAGTATCTTGTTAATGGGGCCACCCTATATGGGGAAAAAGGATTATATATCTCGACTGAGCAGTCCGAAGAAGAATTGCAGAAATCAGCGTCTCAATTTGGATGGAATCTGGTAGATCTAGAAAATCGGAATTTACTCAGAATTATCTTCTTTAAAGTCTTGGAAGAAGATCACTTTCTGACAAAAATTGAAGAATTAGTTAAAACATTTCAACCTAAAAGAATTGTCATTGACTCAATGACTACTCTTACAGATTCGTTGATGCTAGGTGAATTACAAAAGGATAAAGCATTTTCAATGATAAACATTGTAGACACTGTATCTCCTATACAACGTACTGAACAAATTGTAACCAAAATTATTCTTTATAATGTACTAAACAAGTTCAAAGAATTTGGAACAACTGTAATATTCACTTCCGAATTACATGAAGGAGATGTAGGTTTTTCCACTGATGGAGTGAGTGAATTTATAGTTGATGGTGTGGTGACACTGCATTTTCTGGAAGGAACAAAATTTCGGACATTAAAGGTAAGGAAAATGAGGTACACTGATCATGGCTTTCACACACTTGACTATATTATAACTAGTAAGGGAATTGAGTTGCAAGAAAGCACCGACTTAGTTAACAAGCTTTGA
- a CDS encoding YIP1 family protein — MKSASIFGELKRLFFSPSKFFDYVKQDKNPNRAVIWAAVSAIVYLVFYGIFIFLGYDYSNPFGFSFAPRDSAWFDVVFMVLSLVFHFVASLILIPFSHFIAVKLGAKHGWENTVKALFYPYIVLFSLSWIPVIGSLFWLYGIYISFRAFRSLQEMSRGNVIAFIVIDLILSLLILLLAAIIIEFAFVLLFVVLKPFG; from the coding sequence ATGAAAAGCGCATCCATTTTTGGTGAATTGAAACGGTTGTTTTTCTCTCCGTCCAAGTTTTTCGATTATGTTAAGCAGGATAAGAATCCCAATCGCGCGGTGATTTGGGCAGCTGTATCAGCAATAGTATATCTTGTTTTTTATGGTATTTTTATTTTTTTGGGATACGATTATTCCAATCCTTTTGGTTTTTCGTTTGCTCCGCGTGATTCAGCGTGGTTTGACGTAGTGTTTATGGTGCTGTCGTTAGTTTTTCACTTTGTAGCCAGTCTCATTCTCATTCCTTTTTCTCATTTTATTGCGGTGAAATTGGGAGCCAAACATGGGTGGGAAAACACCGTAAAAGCGCTCTTTTATCCCTATATTGTCCTTTTTTCATTAAGCTGGATTCCGGTGATAGGGTCATTGTTCTGGCTTTATGGAATCTATATCTCTTTTCGTGCGTTTCGTTCCCTGCAGGAAATGTCACGAGGCAATGTAATCGCCTTCATCGTCATTGATCTCATTTTGAGTCTTTTGATCTTGTTGTTGGCCGCGATAATCATTGAATTTGCATTTGTCCTTTTATTCGTGGTATTAAAGCCCTTCGGCTGA
- a CDS encoding transcriptional repressor, with amino-acid sequence MSTQKLTSIPFIGGQGSTRDEILAILSEEFPFSAKEIYARVKRQGRNVSYQAVHKTLQSLIEQRVLEKQNSTYLIQKEWITNIRDHLTILEHQYQEKPSAKKVLEEAKKTTVKLHFSSLTTMSVFTAELLGLYREQTKRPVPHFAFLRHAWWPLKFEPSQYFLFKRMDDNNPNNRVVVIKNDPFDKWIVRYYMLVNSSNRLRFEEKAKWEEDLIVKGDLVLQTRYSKETLKRMDDIYQKISGLTELFDTYFVNIGKDEGFDIDITISHNPTMAKLITEKIKGYFGE; translated from the coding sequence ATGAGCACGCAAAAATTAACTTCGATTCCCTTTATCGGTGGCCAAGGTTCTACGCGCGATGAAATCTTAGCCATTTTGAGCGAAGAGTTTCCCTTTTCCGCCAAGGAAATTTATGCCCGTGTCAAACGACAGGGAAGAAATGTTTCCTATCAAGCGGTTCATAAAACGCTCCAATCCTTGATCGAACAGCGTGTGCTGGAAAAACAAAATTCCACATATCTCATCCAGAAAGAATGGATTACCAACATCCGGGATCATTTGACTATATTGGAACATCAATATCAGGAAAAACCTTCGGCCAAAAAAGTGTTAGAGGAAGCCAAAAAAACCACCGTCAAACTTCACTTTTCGAGTTTAACGACAATGAGTGTTTTTACTGCCGAATTGTTGGGTTTGTATCGTGAACAAACTAAAAGACCAGTTCCCCATTTCGCATTTTTGCGTCATGCATGGTGGCCATTGAAATTCGAACCATCCCAATATTTTTTATTCAAGCGAATGGACGATAATAATCCTAATAATCGAGTCGTCGTCATCAAAAACGATCCCTTCGATAAGTGGATCGTTCGATACTACATGCTTGTGAATAGTTCGAATAGGTTGCGATTCGAAGAAAAAGCAAAATGGGAGGAAGACTTGATTGTAAAAGGGGACTTGGTTTTGCAAACACGATATTCCAAAGAAACGTTAAAACGCATGGATGACATCTACCAAAAAATATCCGGACTGACTGAATTATTCGACACATATTTTGTGAACATAGGAAAAGACGAAGGATTTGATATAGACATTACCATATCACACAATCCGACTATGGCAAAACTCATTACGGAGAAAATTAAAGGCTATTTTGGCGAATAA
- a CDS encoding DUF2341 domain-containing protein — MRWSPIAIFFLILLAFSLSVHGQTARSPEAFRPDIQELLDSRIQDINRFLPMENVMEEAFSFIQGGIRSLAITTTDLFFPLPSGEVHSVIDDDSFLFFPSDEKLKDSLLQSIQRDPGVQMRVNIITLPSSVSSVETQIGLLGGVVEKTHPRAKIITATLSGDRILELAHSPEVVSIWPDRLFKVNLDSSVDQINAPVMWAEGYTGLGIEVAVLDTGIAGQHPMLVNKVVRTINLTNDPNGDAAGHGTHVAGIIAGKRNGLNTYDGVAPDAFLWDVKVLGDTGIGYESDILAGIEFALDPDSNPTTLDGADILNLSFGGPYTSPNSPLLVKIQEAIDLGVMVVVSAGNCGSGCPSAECQGFIGVTSPGDAPHAITVGAVDSQSQWACFSSGAIIGNEIKPDLVAPGVDISSSSSFGGLISLSGTSMAAPHVSGIVALLLQSNPSLTPAEVKSVLENSAIDGGDPGKDVRYGSGLLDASQLLPSSVLTLLKYQVAVASNIITTGASQSITFTSVADDIHSLEATVILPNQDEQTIPLSRNGLVWTGVFSDTTQQGHYVVEMDIIDLSGTPISLSKTFITRAPSTTGAIQGFTLPSQVNWGQPIQASLDFENTGLYDTHVLVELQEWKEDFFERIYFSSPLLVPTGSTISIPVNWNPSASPGTKTIKLVAIFDDTALEVDQNVEVLDADPPVLHGHSLSSPSTSIVQPVSLKLQVGDISDVTAVVHVVGPQTSFDVNMIRLNQMDTNHTFEAYLPPSEWGSHSYSIAYCDSATPSNCDMIGPFSFEVVDCSLPKALIVAADRSAFTFLENAYCIGYWEDTRHPLSQSFVDQFPLVYWDAKSSFSDAINEHAVSILLDYPGNLVLAGDEIGYRHNSDELMVNRAHATFLEEISLNPNNPVALNIALGHYILQNIPSPIPMDLNQTIFPDAVTPINGGVALANWENSESGIVAFQDNDSKGLFLGFSPATHLPFIHHQTLLQNIFSWMFTTSGPDIVIPSVQTFFHPQEAIDLINVDPPHLTLFSQYLIEGINPLPYIVRNKGHQPAPNVTIDLLLDGQPIHTDTGTLDVNQSKRLTPAIFLPAGTHTLTIHANRDFGIIEPNSLNNWKETPIFVAPVLPNAIPVWVEGTYNDANGSLKVKAFVANFGGTLIPSLKVRFSINGITATHTITNIEPGTVASVSHIRLLPKGNYDVSIVVDPANLVTEADETDNTYDDRLFFCTEENVLLVNDDDASPFVDENASTAFLWEKELKETGYCVTRWDESTQGNPSPSFLNQFPLIVWSAGNYWSQSVDANDVAAIELYTGNILFEGNDIAFDHNDAFLHDYVGVRHVKDILLPIGAAAITPQSTSVFPTLAPLDLNGDNSGYPDAVLPFPEAFTAATWVDGNAAITALENFSRRLFFGFALGMVQDPAQKRDLVQQAMAWLAVLPNLPPSAPISITCDDLPCAGTYVNTLDLACSGSMDPENDALRYHLEASLETGGGNWWDSNWSHRVPISLTMSGPQTGFRTSIDLNQTILPDPAFWDNVQEDFQDIRFVHEGVLLKHYLMLHGPGAFASFWIELDAHAGANTIDMYWGNPSATYVGKTTPSDFFLTGAQHLVDDFENGSLDGWTIRSGSWQESGGILQRTGGSSSEDQITKDWVQQGSSFYLRAQPRPTSACMNTEIALTRDTDHTAPTYLDEYFGMNVDNACPNGYLYARVEVDQSNGTQNTSNSNPQVMVGDRTEVLISRTGWMGAFIMDANASAFVKVNGWEGANHWYPYLSVGNHGGNASESDNIYTGNAPGHAYDTALAFGTPQTNTNPSNWQEIGVHDASLSFAWDISGLGTQPNVGLRCRAIDPLGSGYYSPYYTLDQNIGLN, encoded by the coding sequence ATGCGATGGAGCCCAATTGCTATTTTTTTCCTGATTCTATTGGCGTTCTCGCTTAGCGTCCATGGGCAAACCGCGCGATCCCCTGAAGCGTTCCGACCGGACATCCAGGAACTTCTGGATAGCAGGATCCAGGATATCAACCGGTTCCTGCCCATGGAGAATGTAATGGAAGAAGCCTTTTCTTTCATCCAAGGAGGAATCCGTTCCCTCGCCATAACCACGACGGATCTGTTTTTTCCCCTTCCTTCGGGAGAAGTGCACTCGGTTATAGATGACGATAGCTTCCTTTTTTTTCCCAGCGATGAAAAATTGAAGGATTCCCTTCTCCAATCCATCCAGCGTGATCCAGGCGTTCAGATGAGGGTGAACATCATCACCCTTCCATCCTCCGTATCATCCGTCGAAACCCAAATAGGTTTATTGGGAGGCGTGGTCGAGAAGACACACCCCAGGGCAAAAATAATCACGGCCACCTTGTCGGGCGACCGTATTCTTGAATTGGCCCATTCTCCGGAGGTGGTTTCAATCTGGCCGGATCGTCTTTTCAAAGTGAATCTGGATTCGAGCGTGGACCAGATCAATGCCCCCGTCATGTGGGCCGAAGGATACACCGGGTTAGGAATTGAGGTCGCTGTTTTAGATACTGGAATCGCCGGCCAGCACCCCATGTTAGTGAACAAAGTGGTCCGCACGATCAATCTAACCAATGATCCCAATGGCGACGCCGCCGGCCACGGGACTCATGTCGCCGGCATTATCGCGGGGAAACGGAATGGATTAAACACCTATGATGGCGTGGCACCGGATGCCTTTCTTTGGGACGTGAAGGTGTTGGGAGATACAGGCATCGGGTATGAGTCCGATATTCTCGCCGGGATTGAGTTCGCTCTGGACCCGGATAGTAATCCCACAACCCTTGATGGCGCCGACATCCTCAATCTGAGTTTTGGAGGACCCTACACCAGTCCCAATTCCCCTTTGTTGGTTAAAATCCAGGAGGCGATCGACTTAGGGGTTATGGTCGTCGTCTCAGCCGGGAATTGCGGTTCCGGTTGCCCGAGCGCCGAATGTCAGGGGTTCATCGGCGTAACATCACCCGGGGACGCGCCCCATGCGATTACCGTGGGGGCCGTGGATAGTCAATCGCAGTGGGCCTGCTTCTCCTCCGGGGCTATCATAGGAAATGAGATTAAGCCCGATCTCGTGGCACCCGGGGTCGATATTTCTTCCTCCAGTTCTTTTGGGGGATTGATTTCCCTTTCCGGTACATCCATGGCCGCCCCCCATGTATCAGGAATTGTGGCCCTTCTCCTCCAGTCCAACCCTTCCCTGACCCCTGCTGAAGTGAAATCGGTCCTCGAAAATAGCGCAATAGATGGAGGCGATCCCGGGAAGGATGTCCGTTATGGTTCCGGGCTATTGGATGCCTCCCAACTCCTTCCTTCTTCAGTATTGACATTGCTCAAATACCAAGTGGCCGTGGCATCGAATATTATTACCACCGGCGCATCCCAATCCATCACATTCACTTCCGTCGCAGATGACATTCATTCGTTAGAAGCCACCGTCATCCTCCCCAATCAGGATGAGCAGACCATTCCTCTCTCCCGCAATGGGCTCGTGTGGACCGGCGTTTTTTCCGACACGACCCAGCAAGGACATTATGTGGTGGAAATGGATATCATCGATCTATCTGGCACGCCTATTTCTCTTTCTAAAACGTTTATCACCCGCGCCCCTTCCACCACGGGGGCCATCCAAGGTTTTACGCTCCCCTCCCAAGTCAATTGGGGGCAACCCATTCAAGCATCCCTCGATTTCGAGAACACGGGGTTATACGACACTCACGTCTTAGTCGAGTTGCAGGAATGGAAGGAAGATTTTTTTGAACGCATCTATTTCAGCTCGCCCCTACTTGTTCCCACGGGTTCTACTATTTCCATCCCCGTGAATTGGAATCCCTCCGCTTCACCAGGGACCAAAACAATCAAGCTGGTCGCCATCTTTGATGACACCGCATTGGAGGTGGATCAGAATGTGGAGGTTCTGGATGCTGATCCGCCCGTATTACATGGGCATTCCCTTTCCTCTCCTTCCACATCAATCGTTCAACCGGTTTCATTGAAACTCCAGGTGGGGGATATCTCCGATGTGACGGCTGTTGTCCACGTAGTTGGTCCCCAGACCAGTTTCGACGTTAATATGATCCGATTGAACCAAATGGATACCAACCATACCTTTGAGGCGTATCTCCCTCCTTCTGAATGGGGATCCCATTCCTATTCCATCGCGTATTGCGATAGCGCCACTCCCTCAAATTGCGACATGATCGGCCCTTTTTCTTTTGAGGTGGTGGATTGTTCCTTGCCAAAAGCGCTCATTGTGGCGGCGGATAGATCGGCATTCACGTTTCTGGAAAATGCCTACTGCATCGGCTACTGGGAAGATACCCGGCACCCCCTCTCCCAATCATTTGTGGATCAGTTTCCTCTCGTGTATTGGGATGCTAAATCCTCTTTTTCCGACGCCATTAACGAGCATGCGGTTTCCATATTGCTCGATTACCCGGGAAATTTGGTCTTAGCCGGGGATGAAATAGGATACCGCCACAATTCGGACGAACTCATGGTCAATCGCGCTCACGCCACTTTTTTGGAAGAAATATCATTAAATCCAAACAATCCAGTCGCCCTGAACATCGCATTGGGACATTACATCCTCCAGAACATCCCATCCCCTATTCCTATGGATTTAAATCAAACTATATTTCCAGATGCCGTCACCCCCATCAATGGCGGCGTGGCCTTGGCCAATTGGGAAAATAGTGAGAGTGGGATCGTGGCGTTTCAGGATAATGATTCCAAGGGTTTATTCCTTGGATTTTCTCCAGCTACTCATTTACCCTTTATTCACCACCAAACCCTCCTCCAGAACATCTTCTCCTGGATGTTCACCACGTCAGGTCCCGACATAGTCATTCCGAGCGTTCAGACATTCTTCCATCCGCAGGAGGCCATTGATTTAATCAATGTCGATCCCCCACATCTGACACTCTTTTCCCAATACCTAATCGAAGGGATCAACCCCCTCCCCTATATCGTGCGGAACAAGGGCCATCAACCCGCTCCAAATGTAACCATTGACCTGCTCTTGGACGGGCAACCCATCCATACTGATACTGGCACGCTGGATGTCAACCAATCCAAACGATTAACTCCCGCCATTTTCCTTCCGGCCGGTACGCATACCCTCACCATCCATGCCAACCGGGATTTTGGGATTATCGAACCTAATTCATTAAACAATTGGAAGGAAACCCCCATCTTCGTGGCGCCTGTGTTGCCCAATGCTATTCCCGTATGGGTGGAGGGGACCTATAATGATGCCAATGGCTCCCTCAAGGTTAAAGCATTCGTCGCCAATTTCGGGGGTACTCTCATCCCCAGCCTCAAGGTGCGCTTCTCCATCAATGGCATTACCGCCACTCATACAATTACGAACATTGAACCCGGCACCGTCGCTTCGGTGTCGCATATTCGCTTGCTCCCAAAAGGAAATTATGATGTGTCGATCGTGGTTGATCCCGCTAATCTGGTGACGGAGGCGGATGAGACGGACAACACGTATGATGATCGGTTATTCTTCTGCACAGAGGAGAATGTGTTGCTCGTGAACGACGACGATGCCTCCCCATTCGTGGATGAGAATGCCTCCACTGCTTTCCTATGGGAGAAAGAATTGAAGGAAACCGGATATTGCGTCACCCGCTGGGACGAATCGACGCAAGGGAACCCTTCCCCTTCCTTCCTGAATCAATTTCCTCTAATCGTATGGTCGGCGGGGAATTACTGGAGCCAGAGCGTCGACGCCAATGACGTGGCCGCCATCGAACTTTACACGGGAAATATCCTCTTCGAAGGGAATGACATCGCCTTCGACCACAATGACGCGTTTCTCCATGACTATGTGGGGGTGAGGCACGTGAAGGATATCCTCCTCCCTATCGGCGCCGCCGCGATTACCCCTCAATCCACTTCAGTCTTTCCCACGCTCGCGCCATTGGATCTAAATGGGGATAATAGCGGATACCCGGATGCCGTACTCCCTTTCCCGGAGGCTTTCACGGCCGCCACTTGGGTGGATGGGAATGCCGCTATTACGGCCTTAGAGAATTTCTCAAGGAGGCTATTCTTTGGTTTCGCCCTGGGCATGGTGCAGGACCCTGCCCAAAAACGGGATTTGGTTCAGCAGGCCATGGCCTGGCTCGCCGTTTTGCCTAATCTGCCTCCCTCCGCCCCCATTAGTATTACCTGTGACGACCTTCCCTGCGCTGGGACCTATGTGAATACCCTTGATTTGGCCTGCTCGGGGTCCATGGACCCAGAAAATGATGCCCTGAGGTATCATTTGGAGGCTTCCCTCGAGACTGGGGGAGGGAACTGGTGGGATTCCAATTGGAGCCACCGTGTTCCCATCTCCTTAACCATGTCCGGGCCCCAAACGGGCTTCCGCACTTCCATTGACCTCAATCAGACCATCCTCCCAGATCCCGCTTTCTGGGACAATGTCCAGGAGGATTTCCAGGACATCCGTTTTGTCCATGAGGGGGTTCTTCTCAAACATTATCTCATGCTCCACGGCCCCGGGGCATTCGCCTCCTTCTGGATCGAATTGGACGCCCATGCCGGAGCGAACACCATCGACATGTACTGGGGGAACCCCTCCGCGACGTATGTAGGGAAGACCACTCCCTCTGATTTCTTCCTCACTGGAGCCCAACACCTGGTGGATGATTTTGAGAACGGCAGCCTGGATGGTTGGACCATCCGCTCAGGTTCCTGGCAGGAAAGCGGGGGTATCTTGCAGCGCACGGGAGGCTCTTCTTCCGAGGATCAAATCACGAAGGATTGGGTCCAGCAGGGGAGCAGTTTCTACCTCCGCGCGCAACCCCGACCCACTTCGGCGTGCATGAATACCGAAATAGCCCTCACGCGCGACACCGACCATACGGCTCCGACCTATTTAGACGAATATTTCGGGATGAATGTGGACAACGCGTGTCCCAATGGATACCTGTATGCCCGTGTTGAAGTGGACCAATCCAATGGGACGCAGAACACCAGCAATTCCAATCCCCAAGTGATGGTTGGGGATCGCACGGAAGTGTTGATTTCCCGCACCGGGTGGATGGGGGCCTTCATCATGGACGCCAACGCTTCTGCTTTCGTAAAGGTGAACGGATGGGAAGGCGCCAATCACTGGTACCCCTATCTCTCCGTGGGGAATCACGGCGGGAATGCTTCTGAGTCGGACAACATCTACACGGGGAACGCTCCCGGTCATGCCTATGATACGGCCCTCGCCTTCGGCACGCCCCAAACCAACACCAACCCCTCCAATTGGCAGGAAATAGGGGTGCACGACGCCAGCCTCTCTTTCGCATGGGACATTTCAGGCCTTGGCACCCAACCCAACGTTGGCCTGCGCTGCCGCGCCATCGATCCCCTGGGGAGTGGCTATTACTCCCCCTACTATACCCTTGATCAAAATATTGGGCTGAACTGA